The Candidatus Cloacimonadota bacterium genome includes a window with the following:
- a CDS encoding UTP--glucose-1-phosphate uridylyltransferase codes for MLNLFVKQMKAAGLAESLIRTFSAYYKQLEAGALGVIPRGTIDPPAPSSVIDHSALIQYRKQSILKSIAVIKLNGGLGTSMGLSAAKSLLPVKGNMNFLDIITRQVLALRSGTGYEVLLMFMNSYSTEADTLQYLEKYPDLARQKLPVSFLQNRFPRIRQDNLKPYENDDPDLMWNPPGHGDIYAALSSSGLLDRMIDAGYRYAFVSNSDNLGATVDTCIPAYMEANDIHFLMEVCARTEADKKGGHLCQDKQGRLMLREVAQCPPEELDEFQNVELYQYFNTNNLWIDLKALQWNLIAGDGIMPLPLIVNPKTVDGTPVYQLETAMGAAIGVFNGAQAVMVPRSRFAPVKKNNDLLAIWSDLYELNDQYQVVTRRGVESIPPIELDERHYGRIDQLLERFRDGIPSLVGCSGLKISGDISFGEDVICEGKVSLTAENPVHVKSKLLTGDITFNP; via the coding sequence ATGTTGAACCTCTTTGTGAAGCAAATGAAAGCCGCGGGGCTGGCGGAAAGCCTGATCCGCACTTTCAGCGCCTACTACAAACAGCTGGAAGCCGGCGCTCTGGGCGTGATCCCGCGCGGCACGATCGATCCCCCCGCGCCTTCCAGCGTGATCGACCACTCCGCCCTGATCCAGTACCGCAAGCAGAGCATCCTGAAAAGCATCGCCGTAATCAAGCTGAACGGCGGCCTCGGCACCAGCATGGGCCTCAGCGCCGCGAAAAGCCTGCTACCGGTGAAAGGCAACATGAACTTCCTGGACATAATCACCCGCCAGGTGCTGGCCCTGCGCTCCGGAACCGGCTATGAAGTGCTGCTGATGTTCATGAACAGCTACAGCACCGAGGCCGACACCCTGCAGTATTTGGAAAAATACCCGGACCTCGCCCGGCAGAAGCTGCCGGTGTCCTTTCTGCAAAACAGATTCCCCCGCATCCGGCAGGACAACCTGAAACCCTACGAGAACGATGATCCTGACTTGATGTGGAACCCGCCCGGACACGGTGACATCTACGCCGCACTGAGCTCTTCCGGCCTGCTGGACAGAATGATCGACGCCGGATACCGCTACGCCTTCGTGTCCAATTCCGACAACCTCGGCGCGACCGTCGACACCTGCATCCCGGCCTATATGGAAGCCAACGACATCCATTTCCTGATGGAGGTTTGCGCCCGGACCGAAGCGGACAAAAAGGGTGGGCACCTCTGCCAGGACAAACAGGGCCGGCTGATGCTGCGGGAAGTGGCGCAATGCCCTCCCGAAGAGCTGGACGAGTTCCAAAACGTGGAACTTTACCAATATTTCAACACCAACAACCTCTGGATCGACCTCAAGGCCCTGCAGTGGAATCTGATCGCCGGCGACGGGATCATGCCCCTGCCGTTGATCGTGAACCCAAAAACCGTGGACGGCACTCCGGTCTATCAGCTGGAAACCGCCATGGGAGCGGCGATCGGCGTGTTCAACGGCGCTCAGGCAGTGATGGTGCCGCGTTCCAGATTCGCCCCGGTGAAGAAAAACAACGATCTGCTGGCCATCTGGAGCGACCTCTATGAGCTCAACGACCAGTATCAGGTGGTCACGCGCCGCGGGGTGGAATCCATTCCCCCGATCGAGCTGGACGAACGCCACTACGGCAGGATCGACCAACTGCTGGAACGCTTCCGCGATGGCATTCCCTCGCTGGTGGGCTGCTCTGGGCTTAAGATCAGCGGCGACATCAGTTTTGGCGAAGATGTGATCTGCGAAGGCAAGGTGAGTTTGACCGCGGAGAATCCGGTGCACGTGAAAAGCAAGCTGCTCACGGGAGACATCACTTTCAATCCCTGA
- a CDS encoding urocanate hydratase yields the protein MPSGNVFEVKLDAVLPPDPVFEPQFRRAPHRGMTLSAHEMKQALMNALRYIPTELHSRLAPEFLRELKEHGRIYGYRYRPAGRIWGRPIDAYKGTVAGRAMQVMIDNNLDFDIALYPYELVTYGETGQVFQNWMQYRLIMKYLEAITDEQTLVVQSGHPLGLFPSRKEAPRVISTNGLVIGKWDNPEDFQRLTALGVANYGQMTAGGWMYIGPQGIVHGTFITLLNAGRKYLGIPADRDLAGVLYISSGLGGMSGAQSKAVEIAGGIGVIAEVDPSRIETRHRQGWVGRVSSSPEEIFAWVDEFRSSRKPVSIAYHGNIVDLLEYVDEHNIKAELLSDQTSCHAVYEGGYTPAGYSFEQGRQLLADDPAKFRAAVDASLLRHFHVIQRLCAKGARFWDYGNSFLASVFDAGAKEIARNGVNTSEGFIFPSYVEDIMGPLCFDFGYGPFRWVCLSGRESDLELTDRAAHELIDPSRNAMDRDNHHWIAEAGANQLVVGTKARILYADEEGRVRIALKFNQMVRAGKIGPVMLGRDHHDTSGTDSPFRETANIRDGSNVMADMATHCFAGNIARGMSLVVLSNGGGVGIGRSINGGNGIVLDGSEHMDQVVRSALSWDVMGGVGRRGWARNPNAIETVQAWNAKHGGEGHITVPTPVDEAMLEAVLKQDPGK from the coding sequence ATGCCATCTGGCAATGTTTTTGAAGTTAAGCTGGACGCGGTACTGCCGCCCGACCCCGTTTTTGAGCCGCAATTCAGGCGCGCGCCGCACCGCGGCATGACCCTGAGCGCCCATGAAATGAAGCAGGCGCTGATGAACGCGCTGCGTTATATTCCCACCGAACTGCACAGCCGGCTGGCCCCGGAGTTTTTGCGGGAGCTGAAAGAACACGGCCGGATCTACGGCTACAGATACCGTCCCGCCGGCAGGATCTGGGGCCGCCCCATCGACGCATATAAAGGCACGGTGGCGGGGCGAGCGATGCAGGTGATGATCGACAACAACCTGGACTTCGACATCGCGCTCTATCCCTATGAACTGGTTACCTACGGCGAAACCGGCCAGGTTTTCCAGAACTGGATGCAGTACCGCCTGATCATGAAGTATCTGGAAGCGATCACCGACGAACAGACTTTGGTGGTGCAGTCCGGCCATCCTTTGGGGCTGTTTCCATCCCGCAAGGAGGCCCCGCGGGTGATCTCCACCAACGGCCTGGTGATAGGCAAGTGGGACAATCCGGAGGATTTCCAGCGGCTCACCGCGCTGGGTGTGGCCAATTACGGCCAGATGACAGCAGGCGGTTGGATGTATATCGGCCCCCAGGGCATCGTGCACGGGACCTTCATCACGCTGTTGAACGCCGGCCGCAAGTATCTGGGCATCCCCGCCGACCGCGATCTGGCCGGGGTGCTCTACATTTCCTCCGGCCTGGGCGGCATGAGCGGCGCTCAGTCCAAAGCCGTGGAGATCGCCGGCGGTATCGGAGTGATCGCGGAAGTGGACCCCAGCCGCATCGAGACCAGACACCGGCAGGGTTGGGTGGGCCGTGTATCGAGCTCTCCGGAAGAAATCTTCGCCTGGGTGGATGAGTTCCGCTCCAGCCGCAAACCTGTCTCCATCGCCTATCACGGCAACATCGTGGATCTGCTGGAATATGTGGACGAGCACAATATCAAGGCTGAACTGCTCTCCGACCAAACTTCCTGCCACGCTGTTTATGAAGGCGGCTACACCCCGGCGGGATACAGCTTTGAACAAGGCCGGCAGCTGCTTGCCGACGACCCCGCGAAATTCCGAGCGGCCGTGGACGCGTCCCTGCTCCGGCATTTCCACGTGATCCAGCGGCTCTGCGCCAAAGGGGCCAGATTCTGGGATTACGGCAACAGCTTCCTGGCCTCGGTCTTCGATGCCGGGGCGAAAGAGATCGCCCGCAACGGCGTGAACACCAGCGAAGGCTTCATCTTCCCCTCCTATGTGGAGGACATCATGGGGCCGCTCTGCTTCGATTTTGGCTACGGACCCTTCCGCTGGGTCTGCCTCAGCGGCAGGGAAAGCGATCTGGAGCTCACCGACCGGGCCGCGCACGAACTGATCGACCCCAGCCGCAACGCCATGGACCGCGACAACCACCACTGGATCGCCGAAGCCGGCGCCAACCAACTGGTGGTGGGCACCAAAGCCCGCATCCTCTACGCGGACGAGGAAGGGCGGGTGCGCATCGCGCTGAAATTCAACCAAATGGTGCGCGCAGGCAAGATCGGCCCCGTGATGCTGGGCCGTGATCACCACGACACCTCCGGCACGGACTCGCCTTTCCGCGAAACCGCCAACATCCGCGACGGCAGCAATGTGATGGCGGACATGGCCACCCACTGCTTCGCCGGAAACATCGCCCGCGGCATGAGTCTGGTGGTGCTTTCCAATGGCGGCGGAGTGGGCATCGGCCGCTCCATCAACGGCGGCAACGGCATCGTTCTGGATGGTAGCGAACACATGGACCAGGTGGTGCGCTCAGCGCTCTCCTGGGATGTGATGGGAGGCGTGGGCAGGCGCGGCTGGGCTCGCAATCCGAACGCCATCGAAACCGTTCAGGCCTGGAACGCAAAACATGGCGGCGAAGGGCACATCACCGTTCCCACCCCTGTGGATGAGGCCATGCTCGAGGCTGTGTTGAAGCAGGACCCGGGCAAATAA